The following is a genomic window from Amycolatopsis australiensis.
GTGGTTGGAGCCGCAGTGCTCGTTGATGTTGATGCCGTCCGGCTCGGCGTGCAGCGCGACGACCTCGGCGCCCGCGCGGCGGTAGACCTCGGGCGCGGCGGCCGACGACGCGCCGTTCGCGCAGTCGACGACGACCTTGAGCCCGGCCAGCGAGTGCGGCGTCGCGTTGACGAGGTGGGCGGCGTAGCGGTCGAGGGCGTCTTCGACGTCCGTGACGCGGCCCACACCGGCGCCGGTCGGGCGGACCGCGTCGGCGGACAGGCCGGCCTCGATCTCGTCCTCGATGCCGTCAGGGAGCTTGTGGCCGCCCGCGGCGAAGAGCTTGATGCCGTTGTCGGGCATCGGGTTGTGCGACGCGGAGATCATCACGCCCAGGTCGGCTTCGAGCGCGCCGACCAGGTAGGCGACGGCCGGCGTCGGCAGCACGCCGACGCGGAGCACGTCGGCCCCGGCGGAGGTGAGGCCCGCCACGACCGCGGCTTCGAGCATCTCGCCGCTGGCGCGCGGGTCGCGGCCGACGACCGCGACCGGCCGGTGCGAGCGGTCGTGCGCAGCCAGCACGCGGGCGGCGCTGGCCGCCAGCGAGAGCGCCAGCTCCGGCGTCAGCTCGGCGTTGGCCAGGCCACGGACCCCGTCGGTCCCGAACAGGCGTGCCATCGATCGACCTCCTCGTACAACCACCACGACAACCTAGCGATCCCGGCGGATCGCACTCCCCTGCCCCCGATGTCGCCCCGGACCGCGGAAACGACACAACTTCCGGTGAAAAACGCCGGAGCGCCCATCCGGTGGACGGATGGGCGCTCCGGTGGGTTGCGCCAGAGGCGCGATCAGCGCTTGCTGTACTGCGGGGCCTTGCGGGCCTTCTTGAGGCCGTACTTCTTCCGCTCCGTGGCGCGCGCGTCACGGGTCAGGAAGCCGGCCTTCTTGAGGGCCGGGCGGTCGTCCGCGTCGACCTCGACGAGCGCGCGGGCGATCGCCAGGCGCAGCGCACCGGCCTGGCCGGAGACGCCGCCGCCCTTGAGGTTGGCGAAGATGTCGAAGGAGTCCGGCTTCTCGACCGTGACCAGCGGCTCGCGGATGAGCTGCTGGTGCACCTTGTTCGGGAAGTACTCCTCGAGCGAGCGGCCGTTGAGCTTGAACTCACCGGTGCCCGGGACGACCCGCACGCGGACGACGGCTTCCTTGCGGCGGCCGACGGTCTGGGCGTTGCCGCCCGCGGCCCGCGACGGGCGCGGCGCGGCGGGAGTCTCGCTGGTCGCGACGGCGCCGGTCTCGGTCGCCTCCGGCGTGACCTCGGGGGTCTCGGTCTCGGTGCTGGTCAACTGTTCCTCACTCACTGCGCGACCTGCGCGATCTTGGTGATCTCGCGCGCCTGCGGCTGCTGCGCGGCGTGCGGGTGCTGCGGGCCGGCATACACCTTCAGCTTCTTCGCCTGGGCGCGGCCGAGCTTGTTCTTCGGCAGCATGCCCTTGACGACCTTCTCGACGAGGTGCTCGGGCTTGGTGTCGAGCAGCTCGCCGAAGGAGCGCTTCCGCAGACCGCCCGGGTAACCGCTGTGCCGGTAGGCGAACTTCTGCTCGCGCTTGTTACCGGTGAGCGCGACCTTCTCGGCGTTGACGATGATGACGAAGTCACCGGTGTCCACGTGCGGGGCGTAGGTCGGCTTGTGCTTGCCGCGCAGCAGCGTGGCGACCTCGGTCGCCAGCCTTCCGAGCACGACATCCTCGGCGTCGATCACGTGCCAGGCACGAGTGACGTCGCCGGGCTTGGGGCTGTACGTGGGCAAGGGTCTACCTCGTCGTCAACATTGCGTGTGGGTTCTGTGCGGGCCTAGCGCTTACGCGCCGCAGCGCACAACGACATATGAAGATACCCCCACGCCCACCGCGCCCGTGCATCGGGGGTGGGTGCGAGCGCCCATACTAGGCTTCGAGCGGCCCTGGCGCAGCTGGGACTCTACCCGGTTTTCCCCTCGAAGTGCCTGCACGCGCCGCCGCGACACGCGAGGATGGGACCCACCGGGCGGCACACTCGAGCAGGGGACGGCATGCGGAAACGACCGACGGCGATCTTCGTCCTGGGTGCCCTCTTGGCCCTGGTCAGCGCCTGCGGCCAGGCGAAGGCGGGCACCGCGTTGCCGAAGGGCGACGACGCGGCCGACTACGTCGGCGCCAAGTTCGAACAGGTGATCGGCAAGCTCGGCCGGAGCATCACCGACACGCGCGACGTCACCAACTCGCTGGACGCGTACTTCAAGTTCGACGACAAGTGGATCCACAGCGTCGTCACCTCGGCCCGCACCGGCAGCCCGGAGAGCCGGGTGGTGCGGCACCGCTCCCTGAAGAACCCCGACGAGATCATCGACACGTACACCCCGGCCGACGGCGCGGTCGAGTACACCTACCTCGGCCCGGTCTACGTGCAGGCGGGCGTCTCGCCGACGGCGTGGGTGTCGATGCCGAAGCCGGAGGCCGGGCTGGTCCAGCCGTGCGTGTGGGGCGGGGTGCTGACGCCGTGCCGGATGGCCGACTCGACGGTCGACGCCTACCAGGCCGACAAGCGCGCGGTCCGCGGGGCGAAGAGCATGGGCGACGGAAAGACCGCGCTGACGGTCAACGTGCCGTTCGGGGTCTTCGTCAAGAACAAGGTCGAGATCCTGCCGCAGAGCATCGTCGACCAGGTGGGGCCGGAGCTGAAGAAGGCGGCGGTGCCGACCACGATCACGCTGAACCCGGACGGCAGCCTGGTCTCGTTCGTGATGGAGGCCAAGTTCGCCGGCGACGGCCACCAGCTCGAGCTCAAGTACGACTTCCGGTTCACCGGCAAGGCGAGCCTGCAGGACATGCCGAAGCTGCCGGACGCGTCGCAGATCACGGTGCTGCCCGACCGGGCGGCGATGAACGAGTTCTACCGCCGGCTCGGCGAGGCGCAGGGCAGCTGACGCGTGACCACGACCCGAGGTGATCTCCGATGACCCAGCCGCCCGACCCGCAGCAGCCGCAGTGGTGGCAGCCGCCGTCGAACCCGCCGGGCGCCCCGCCGGGCTGGCAGCCCGAGCAGCAGGCGACCGGCCCGCACGCCGGCCAGTGGCAGCAGCAGGCCGACCCGGGCTCGGGTTCCTACACGGGCCCGTGGAACCAGGGGGCGAGCGGGTCGTTCTCGGGGCCTTGGCAGCCGCAGCCGTCGTCGCCGTCCTCGCCGTCTTCGCCGCCCAGTGGTGGCTGGCCGGCCGCTCCGGGACAGCAGCAGTACGGCGGCGGGTTCCAGCCGGCCCAGTACGGCGGGCTAGGCGCGTTCCAGGCCGAGCCGGAGAAGAAGCCGAAGTCGACGAAGCCGTGGCTGATCGCGGGGGCGGCGGTACTGGTGGTGGTGCTCGGCGGCGGAGCGGCGTGGCTGCTGGGCGCGTTCCGCGGCGACGTCCTGGACCGGCAGTCCCTTCAGGACGGTGTGGTGAAGGTCCTGAACGAGAACTACGGCGAGCCGGACGTGAAGGACGCCCAGTGCCCGGCGAACGAAGCGGCCGAGAACGGCACGACGTTCGACTGCACGGTGAAGATCGGCGGCCAGGACAAGAAGGTGACGGTCCGGGTGCTCAACGACCGCCCGGAGTACGAGGTCGGCGCCCCACACTGAGTGCGCCCGGCCTGGGCCACGAGTCTCGGCGCCGATCACGCCGGTTTCCGGTGCTGCGCGCGAGTTCTGGCTCCGCCACGCCGGTTCTGGCCTCGCTCACGCGACTTCCGGATCACCGCACCAGTTCCGGCCCCGGCCACGCTAGTTCCGGCTCCGCCACGCCCGTTCCGGCCCCCGCACCGGTTCCAGCCCGCGGCCACGCCAGTTCCGGCTCCACCACGTGGGTCCCGGCAACGACCACCCACGTTCCGGATCACCGCACCAGTTCCGGCCCCCGGATCACACCAGTTCTGGTTACACCGCGCCGGTCCCGGGGCGACCACGCGGGTTCTGACCACACCGGGCCGGTCCGGGCCCGCTCACGCGAGGTCCGGGTTCCGCACCGGTTCCCGCCCCACCACGCCGGTTCCGGCGGCGGGGCCGCCAATTTCCTTCCCGTGCAACAGAAAACGGCGGGCCCCGCACCGGAGTGCGGGCCCGCCGTGGTTTCCGGGGTCACCCGATCAGAACAGGCCCTCGACGGCCTTGTCCGTGCTCTGGTAGCCGTCGGCGATCTGCGGCAGGGCGGCGGCG
Proteins encoded in this region:
- the rpsI gene encoding 30S ribosomal protein S9, whose translation is MTSTETETPEVTPEATETGAVATSETPAAPRPSRAAGGNAQTVGRRKEAVVRVRVVPGTGEFKLNGRSLEEYFPNKVHQQLIREPLVTVEKPDSFDIFANLKGGGVSGQAGALRLAIARALVEVDADDRPALKKAGFLTRDARATERKKYGLKKARKAPQYSKR
- a CDS encoding DUF4333 domain-containing protein is translated as MTQPPDPQQPQWWQPPSNPPGAPPGWQPEQQATGPHAGQWQQQADPGSGSYTGPWNQGASGSFSGPWQPQPSSPSSPSSPPSGGWPAAPGQQQYGGGFQPAQYGGLGAFQAEPEKKPKSTKPWLIAGAAVLVVVLGGGAAWLLGAFRGDVLDRQSLQDGVVKVLNENYGEPDVKDAQCPANEAAENGTTFDCTVKIGGQDKKVTVRVLNDRPEYEVGAPH
- the rplM gene encoding 50S ribosomal protein L13 yields the protein MPTYSPKPGDVTRAWHVIDAEDVVLGRLATEVATLLRGKHKPTYAPHVDTGDFVIIVNAEKVALTGNKREQKFAYRHSGYPGGLRKRSFGELLDTKPEHLVEKVVKGMLPKNKLGRAQAKKLKVYAGPQHPHAAQQPQAREITKIAQVAQ